One window of Perca flavescens isolate YP-PL-M2 chromosome 15, PFLA_1.0, whole genome shotgun sequence genomic DNA carries:
- the LOC114568912 gene encoding zinc finger protein 350 — translation MASRLSFYTQLSAIMETMARSALSQVCKLVDEDSAKLRLGLSQLLVANSALAEKVNSLECEATIVRSDSPRLCKSYRSVGVQTVCHGDGGDAHVSGSPTIEGIFGKDWCVNLWKDRDPYSVERDSPQSSEESVTMLSNQITVTEIKQEDYVEDTANSCLQETLSTEEHEESIAEEPEQLSVSYSGSTCNLSFDQNGEQVVCAGGTEEPTIQLISINDTEEAFSTHIIPIEEDDNDNYDEDLQFVEGSPQEPTMKAADGPSHNKQHPSPANNSENSTDLDKESHDDCYIFNVETARDPDKFTCQICGRTFFHKGTLTLHMKSHKSNFCNICKQHFPHRNKFNKLHTCVPPVASQRVSRSCELCGKTFANPSALRIHYVVHTGEKPYRCSFCGKGFTQKGNLKCHLRIHTGERPFCCVKCGKTFTQKINLSHHLTTHINH, via the exons ATGGCGAGCCGCCTCTCTTTTTACACACAGCTCTCCGCCATCATGGAGACGATGGCCAGGTCTGCCCTTAGTCAAGTCTGCAAGCTGGTGGACGAAGACTCGGCTAAGCTACGGCTAGGCTTGTCTCAGCTCCTGGTTGCTAATTCCGCGCTGGCAGAGAAAGTAAACAGTTTGGAGTGCGAAGCGACGATTGTGAGAAGCGACTCTCCCAGGTTGTGTAAAAGTTATCGCAGCGTAGGTGTACAAACCGTCTGCCACGGAGACGGGGGGGACGCTCATG TGTCCGGGTCGCCCACCATAGAGGGGATCTTTGGAAAAGATTGGTGTGTGAATCTCTGGAAAGACAGAGACCCATACAGTGTGGAGAGAGACTCACCACAGTCATCTGAGGAA TCTGTGACGATGCTGTCCAACCAAATTACTGTAACTGAGATCAAACAGGAGGATTATGTGGAGGACACTGCCAACAGCTGCCTGCAGGAAACACTTAGTACAGAAG AACATGAAGAAAGCATAGCTGAGGAACCAGAGCAACTGTCAGTCAGTTACTCAGGAAGCACTTGCAACCTGTCATTTGATCAGAATGGAGAACAGGTTGTGTGTGCAGGTGGTACTGAAGAACCGACCATACAGTTGATATCCATCAATGACACAGAGGAGGCCTTCAGCACTCATATCATTCCAATTGAAGAGGATGATAATGATAATTATGATGAGGATTTACAATTTGTTGAAGGAAGTCCGCAAGAGCCAACAATGAAAGCTGCAGATGGGCCCAGCCACAACAAACAGCACCCATCACCTGCAAACAACTCTGAAAACAGCACTGATCTGGATAAAGAGTCACATGATGACTGTTATATATTTAATGTAGAAACCGCCAGAGATCCAGACAAATTCACATGTCAAATATGTGGCAGGACATTCTTCCACAAGGGCACTCTAACACTGCACATGAAGTCCCACAAGTCCAACTTTTGCAACATTTGTAAGCAGCATTTTCCTCACAGGAACAAGTTCAACAAGTTGCACACCTGCGTGCCTCCAGTTGCCTCTCAGAGAGTCAGTAGATCATGCGAGCTGTGCGGGAAGACCTTTGCAAACCCATCAGCTCTGAGGATTCACTATGTTGTCCACACGGGAGAGAAACCTTACAGGTGCAGCTTTTGTGGTAAAGGGTTCACCCAGAAAGGCAATCTGAAATGTCACCTTCGTATCCATACTGGAGAGAGACCGTTCTGCTGTGTTAAATGTGGGAAGACATTCACGCAAAAGATCAACCTCAGCCATCATTTAACGACACACATAAATCATTAA